From the genome of Aquila chrysaetos chrysaetos chromosome 12, bAquChr1.4, whole genome shotgun sequence, one region includes:
- the LOC115349374 gene encoding mitotic interactor and substrate of PLK1 — MDRVTRHLVFQLPQTSHKHDHNDAHQAGSFAEQRANSDDDVFGSVQHSSQRVENGYGWKTRSKSSLYFLEGGKDVWTPSPDRESKLEVVRSGSLYDLRAYKGERKPSKLYDEDEQEQYRVPPPNVSPEKARELEDERREVIRGQVVRKSSTVAERWSSMDELSSINTGTGSQGEGRHTGNFTTSFAICFDKPSSRRAGTPVDPENIDTEQINFSAARQQFLLLEQTNPGSFFSPGQQAMSPKPESMTKVSTQEWHSPEMATKAARGYGNASASSQSRTDKTVYQVYNVSYKTPVKEEVHAPRRADTERSYPTGKMSSLTKESSREDLDSGLGEMYNEANAGYASDGSASNETFNGPVDLRASSNGLDKGTKISNETPIEREIRMAMEREENLWKERGIQRLTSSSELVEIQTKPLLSMHASPGPGRKGKDKGRASLYVQREIEQETKREEDLKKQGRLLGMYDRGTQQELDERRRVFEQEEAPLQKPTHMKKADEWRTSINEFAAEQPTSHGPCPAEATRGGRRLPSYAASITHFQASQPRFAASEKSQDQPLVSQHISASASKWGSEDSWGGRLPGSTLSPAGTAVLPREYFSFSFWKPKVSFVDDMGTQNPLRRDDGREEQYRLRTWKPQTSALIEKEIWSDLQREEELQEQRRQRQLIDGYSLVSGDGVPQEGSRSRHSSAASGVSGTYSVSGSPTSTPASHHTGVLGLVSSFTPLRVAGPSQGSTETLTPDSARSSPFEERRRRVKEDGKYAGIEPVDKINTEVVESTRVIRHKSAMAQRWEAGQYVRDNDDD; from the exons ATGGACAGAGTCACCAGGCACCTGGTCTTCCAGCTCCCGCAGACCTCGCACAAGCATGACCATAATGATGCTCACCAAGCCGGGTCGTTTGCGGAGCAGAGGGCCAACAGCGATGACGACGTGTTTGGTTCTGTTCAACACAGCAGCCAGAGGGTGGAAAACGGCTATGGCTGGAAAACGAGGTCAAAGTCATCCTTGTATTTCCTGGAAGGTGGAAAGGATGTCTGGACCCCATCCCCGGACAGGGAGTCCAAGCTGGAGGTGGTGAGGTCGGGAAGCCTGTACGACCTCAGGGCTTACAAAGGCGAGAGGAAACCCTCGAAGCTTTATGATGAGGATGAGCAGGAACAGTACAGGGTCCCTCCACCGAACGTCTCACCTGAGAAAGCCAGGGAGCTCGAGGATGAGAGGAGGGAGGTCATCCGGGGCCAGGTGGTGAGGAAGAGCTCCACCGTGGCCGAGAGGTGGAGTTCCATGGATGAGCTGAGCTCCATAAACACCGGCACGGGCAGCCAGGGTGAAGGCAGGCACACGGGCAACTTCACCACCAGCTTTGCCATTTGCTTTGACAAGCCTTCCTCAAGGAGGGCAGGGACGCCTGTTGACCCTGAAAATATCGACACGGAGCAGATCAACTTCTCCGCTGCTCGGCAGCAGTTCCTGTTGCTGGAGCAGACCAACCCAGGCTCTTTTTTCAGCCCAGGGCAACAGGCCATGTCTCCAAAGCCAGAGTCAATGACAAAAGTCTCTACGCAAGAGTGGCACAGTCCTGAGATGGCCACAAAGGCTGCGAGAGGTTACGGTAACGCCAGTGCATCCAGCCAGAGCAGGACGGACAAGACTGTTTATCAGGTTTATAATGTGTCTTACAAGACACCTGTGAAGGAGGAGGTTCATGCTCCCAGAAGGGCTGATACTGAAAGGTCATATCCCACCGGGAAAATGTCCAGCTTGACTAAAGAATCTTCCAGAGAGGACCTGGACTCTGGCTTGGGTGAGATGTATAATGAAGCCAATGCAGGCTATGCCAGCGATGGAAGTGCATCCAATGAGACCTTCAATGGCCCTGTGGATCTGAGGGCCAGCAGCAATGGTCTGGACAAGGGGACAAAAATCAGCAACGAGACGCCCATCGAGCGGGAGATCCGCATGGCgatggagagggaggagaacCTCTGGAAGGAGAGGGGGATCCAGCGGCTGACCTCCAGCAGCGAGCTGGTGGAGATCCAGACCAAGCCTCTCCTCTCCATGCATGCCTCTCCCGGCCCaggcaggaaagggaaggaCAAAGGCCGTGCTTCCCTTTACGTCCAGAGGGAAATCGAGCAGGAAACCAAGCGCGAGGAAGATCTGAAGAAGCAAGGGAGGCTGCTGGGGATGTATGACAGGGGAAcgcagcaggagctggatgaGCGCAGGAGGGTTTTCGAGCAGGAGGAAGCCCCCCTGCAGAAGCCCACCCACATGAAGAAGGCAGATGAGTGGAGGACCTCGATTAATGAGTTTGCGGCGGAGCAGCCCACGAGCCATGGCCCCTGCCCCGCAGAAGCCACCAGGGGTGGGAGAAGACTTCCCAGCTATGCAGCGAGCATCACGCACTTCCAGGCGTCCCAGCCGCGCTTTGCTGCCAGCGAGAAGAGCCAGGACCAGCCCTTGGTGTCCCAGCACATTTCCGCCAGCGCCAGCAAATGGGGGAGCGAGGATTCCTGGGGAGGAAGGCTTCCCGGCTCCACCCTGAGCCCCGCCGGCACGGCTGTCCTGCCCAGAGAgtacttttccttctccttctggaAGCCCAAGGTCTCCTTTGTGGACGACATGGGGACGCAGAACCCGCTAAGGAGGGATGATGGCCGGGAGGAGCAGTACAGGCTGAGGACCTGGAAGCCCCAGACGTCAGCGCTGATCGAGAAGGAGATTTGGAGCGACttgcagagggaagaggagctgcaggagcagcggcggcagcggcagctgATAGACGGCTACTCCCTGGTCAGCGGCGACGGCGTTCCCCAGGAGGGCTCCCGCTCACGGCACAGCTCCG CTGCCTCAGGTGTCAGCGGCACCTACTCAGTGTCCGGGTCTCCCACCTCCACTCCTGCCTCGCACCACACGGGGGTCCTGGGGCTGGTGTCGTCCTTCACCCCGCTGAGAGTGGCCGGTCCCTCCCAGGGCAGCACGGAGACCCTCACCCCCGACTCGGCTCGTTCCAGCCCCTTCGAGGAGCGGAGGAGGAGGGTGAAGGAGGATGGAAAG tACGCAGGCATTGAACCCGTTGACAAGATCAACACAGAG GTTGTGGAAAGCACCAGAGTGATTCGTCACAAGAGTGCCATGGCCCAGCGCTGGGAGGCAGGGCAGTACGTCAGGGACAACGACGACGACTGA
- the LOC121232403 gene encoding uncharacterized protein LOC121232403 has product MSLESYWILAVHKAVPYLLGALKKWEKKRNRNTGDTKVFRDWLLLHCPSETREIYKLPPEDLDNYLASFYSSAKRQNGTDFSASSLHFFQSSIERYLKDHNYKYSVVKGLEFRASQEALKLKHQHLSQKEREGEWSILENLTDEDVESLRKKGLLSKMHPQGFLHLMFTNIIRGFGASTHSQSHNLYWGQLVLKKNEGELEYLEWKDDLNAEVNTRELGPRLFAKPDNPDNCPVADYKEYAKRRPLDMLHDYDPLYLTPKPRCSIWDQIWYCRKSLTKAKMEKILKVIIQQVKGPVKKSKK; this is encoded by the exons ATGTCCTTAGAATCCTACTGGA TTCTTGCTGTCCACAAAGCTGTGCCTTATCTTTTAGGTGCGTTGAAGAAGtgggagaagaagagaaacCGTAATACTGGCGATACAAAAGTCTTCAGAGACTGGCTGCTTTTACATTGCCCTTCCGAAACGCGCGAGATTTATAAGCTGCCACCGGAAGACCTCGATAATTACTTGGCCTCGTTCTACTCTTCTGCAAAGAGACAGAATGGCACAGATTTTTCTGCCAGTTCTTTGCACTTCTTTCAGAGCAGCATAGAGAGGTACCTCAAGGACCACAACTACAAGTACAGTGTGGTTAAAGGGTTGGAATTCAGAGCATCTCAGGAAGCCTTGAAACTAAAGCATCAGCACCTATctcaaaaagagagagaaggagagtgGAGTATTTTGGAGAACCTGACAGATGAAGATGTGGAAAGTCTACGTAAGAAGGGACTTTTAAGTAAGATGCACCCTCAGGGCTTTTTGCACCTCATGTTCACAAATATCATTAGGGGGTTTGGGGCAAGTACACACAGTCAGAGCCATAATCTGTACTGGGGACAGCTTGTGCTCAAAAAGAACGAGGGAGAGCTGGAGTACTTGGAGTGGAAGGATGATCTGAACGCAGAGGTAAATACAAGGGAATTGGGTCCACGTCTCTTTGCCAAGCCTGACAATCCAGATAACTGTCCAGTTGCAGATTATAAGGAGTATGCTAAGAGGAGGCCACTGGATATGCTTCATGACTACGATCCACTTTATCTAACGCCCAAGCCTCGGTGCTCCATATGGGACCAAATATGGTACTGTAGAAAGTCACTGACAAAAGCCAAAATGGAAAAGATCTTGAAAGTTATTATCCAGCAAGTCAAAGGACCTGTAAAGAAGTCCAAGAAATAA
- the LOC115349547 gene encoding uncharacterized protein LOC115349547 yields the protein MAVPCPSTPSSEREGKNTQTVTYRSPPERRLSETENSSMNESIGDGRCSDAISLRMDLSNLVTWAHTHGTICSSIPALEIVQNMGHPSKDNSVLWICGLGHAYHWQCGKLYIRSTEENEAGEKRKRLVSSEASSREAGLDEKRLRTTPSFESAKADAVSTGSCSRSPGVTQQKDNTVYIMHNEPSPRENKKNSKSIKSRFAAEQHLSISGGEVKTERHKVKLESNEDLQIISDEEQCISNEDDQGDRINQNILSESPNKGVTAEVDLQMHHSQKMAINRLRAAQTSGFTPAGKPPLTLACILKSPISNQESLDSSFLRLGPLNPAGSTTETSRARNSSGSAIPKEYLKSVHVSNTEAKAQLESPASVTFFEFEATVDVQQQLQLSPPEHGTAEIGLSGNTTENSIEESEPSGSGHTPHLSASLSPESKNADHPPASSSKSKRVCSFILEGFVGVWVHSINHFPKTLKGGEFI from the exons atggCTGTCCCGTGTCCCTCCACCCCCA GTtctgagagagaaggaaagaacacTCAAACAGTCACTTACCGATCTCCACCTGAGAGAAGGCTCAGtgagacagaaaacagcagcatg AATGAGAGCATCGGTGACGGAAGGTGCAGTGATGCCATTTCACTTCGCATGGATCTCTCCAATCTTGTGACCTGGGCACACACTCATGGGACCATATGCAGTTCAATCCCAGCCTTGGAAATTGTGCAGAACATGGGTCATCCTAGCAAGGATAATTCTGTTCTGTGGATATGTGGACTTGGACATGCGTATCACTGGCAGTGTGGAAAATTATACATCAGAAGCACAGAAGAGAATGaagctggagaaaagagaaagaggctAGTGTCTTCTGAGGCTTCATCAAGGGAAGCTGGTTTAGATGAAAAGAGGCTCAGGACGACCCCATCTTTTGAGAGTGCTAAAGCAGACGCTGTTAGCACAGGGTCTTGTAGCAGATCTCCAGGGGTCACTCAGCAGAAAGACAACACAGTCTACATAATGCATAATGAACCATCAcccagagaaaataaaaaaaatagcaaatccATAAAATCACGctttgcagcagagcagcatttGTCAATATCTGGTGGTGAAGTCAAAACTGAGAGACATAAGGTGAAGCTAGAAAGCAATGAAGATCTACAGATCATCTCTGATGAAGAACAGTGTATATCAAATGAAGACGACCAAGGAGACAGAATCAACCAGAATATTCTGTCAGAATCACCAAATAAAGGTGTAACTGCTGAGGTAGATTTGCAAATGCATCACAGTCAAAAGATGGCAATTAACAGGCTGAGGGCTGCCCAAACATCTGGCTTTACCCCCGCAGGAAAGCCACCCCTAACTCTTGCCTGCATTCTAAAATCCCCCATCAGCAATCAAGAGAGCCTAGACAGCAGCTTCTTGAGGTTAGGTCCTCTTAATCCTGCAGGGTCCACAACTGAAACTTCTAGAGCAAGAAACTCCTCTGGGTCAGCAATaccaaaagaatatttaaaatctgttcacGTCTCCAACACTGAGGCAAAGGCCCAACTTGAGTCACCCGCCTCTGTGACCTTCTTTGAGTTTGAAGCCACTGTAGATGTCCAGCAGCAACTCCAGCTGAGCCCTCCTGAGCATGGCACAGCAGAAATAGGCTTAAGTGGGAACACTACTGAAAACTCTATTGAGGAGAGTGAACCGTCAGGATCTGGGCACACACCTCATCTTTCAGCCTCATTGAGTCCAGAGAGCAAGAATGCAGACCATCCACCTGCATCTTCAAGCAAAAGTAAGAGAGTCTGCAGTTTTATTCTGGAGGGGTTTGTGGGTGTGTGGGTGCATTCTATTAATCACTTTCCCAAAACATTAAAGGGGGGTGAGTTCATATAG